One part of the Flavobacterium johnsoniae UW101 genome encodes these proteins:
- a CDS encoding NUDIX hydrolase: MDKKVDAESVAKSEQNAMNAITIDCVVFGFDEGSLEVLLVQHAEGISKGKWGLPGGWIYKKESTDNAAHRLLNELTGLDNIYLEQLKAFGDPDRFPLRRVITIGYYALVKREDYNIKAGFTASDAKWYKINSIPDLIYDHNEILSYSIQNLRNRVRQAPIGFNLLPEKFTLLQLMHLYEEILGIEMDKSNFRRKILHMKLLVALDEKQQDVSHRAAKLYKFDPDIYKKLTEKGFNFEF, from the coding sequence ATGGATAAAAAAGTAGATGCCGAATCTGTTGCAAAAAGCGAACAAAATGCAATGAATGCAATAACCATTGACTGTGTTGTTTTTGGTTTTGATGAAGGAAGCCTTGAAGTCCTTTTAGTGCAGCATGCTGAAGGTATTAGTAAAGGAAAATGGGGACTTCCCGGCGGATGGATTTATAAAAAAGAAAGTACAGATAATGCCGCACATCGTTTATTGAACGAGCTTACCGGACTTGATAATATTTACCTGGAGCAGCTTAAGGCTTTTGGAGATCCGGATCGTTTTCCGCTTCGACGTGTTATAACTATAGGATATTACGCTCTTGTAAAAAGAGAAGATTACAATATTAAAGCCGGTTTTACAGCATCTGACGCTAAATGGTACAAAATCAACAGCATACCGGATTTGATTTACGATCACAATGAGATTTTATCTTACAGTATACAAAATCTTCGCAACCGTGTTCGTCAGGCTCCTATTGGATTTAATCTCCTTCCGGAAAAGTTTACTTTACTGCAGTTAATGCATCTTTATGAAGAAATCCTTGGAATTGAAATGGACAAATCTAATTTCCGAAGAAAAATTCTGCACATGAAATTATTGGTCGCTTTAGATGAAAAACAACAAGATGTTTCACACAGAGCAGCTAAACTATATAAGTTTGATCCGGATATTTATAAAAAACTGACTGAAAAAGGATTCAATTTTGAATTTTAA
- the lepA gene encoding translation elongation factor 4 has product MKKIRNFCIIAHIDHGKSTLADRLLGATQTVTAREEKAQLLDNMDLERERGITIKSHAIQMEYKYKGEEYILNLIDTPGHVDFSYEVSRSIAACEGALLIVDAAQSIQAQTISNLYLALENDLEIIPVLNKVDLPSANPEEVSDDIIDLLGCKLEDIIHASGKTGFGVENILAAIIEKIPPPKGDPEEPLQALIFDSVYNPFRGIEVIFRVVNGEIKKGQKIKFMATDNEYFADEIGTLKLNQVPKNVVSAGDVGYLISGIKEAREVKVGDTITDAKVPTTNMITGFEDVKPMVFAGIYPVDTEDYEDLRSSMEKLQLNDASLVFTPESSAALGFGFRCGFLGMLHMEIIQERLEREFDMTVITTVPNVSYLAYTKKEPEKALIVNNPSDLPEPSKLDRVEEPFIKATIITKADFVGNVMSLCIEKRGLITNQTYLTTERVELNFDMPLAEIVFDFYDRLKTVSKGYASFDYSPIGMRTSKLVKLDVLLNAQTVDALSALIHEDNAYNIGKKMTEKLRELIPRQQFDIPIQAAIGAKIIARETIKALRKDVTAKCYGGDISRKRKLLEKQKKGKKRMRQVGNVEIPQEAFMAVLKLND; this is encoded by the coding sequence ATGAAGAAGATTCGTAACTTTTGCATTATTGCACACATTGACCACGGTAAAAGTACATTGGCGGACAGATTACTAGGCGCAACACAAACCGTTACAGCTCGTGAAGAAAAAGCACAATTGCTTGACAACATGGACCTGGAGCGCGAACGTGGTATTACCATAAAAAGTCACGCCATTCAAATGGAATACAAATACAAAGGCGAAGAATATATCTTAAACTTAATTGATACCCCGGGACACGTTGACTTTTCATACGAAGTTTCAAGATCTATTGCTGCCTGCGAAGGTGCGCTTTTGATTGTAGATGCGGCTCAGAGTATTCAGGCACAAACGATTTCAAATTTATATTTGGCTCTTGAAAACGACTTAGAAATTATTCCGGTTTTAAACAAAGTTGATTTACCAAGTGCTAATCCAGAAGAAGTAAGCGACGATATCATCGATTTATTAGGATGTAAATTAGAAGATATTATTCATGCTTCGGGAAAAACTGGTTTTGGTGTTGAAAATATTTTGGCAGCAATTATTGAAAAAATCCCTCCTCCAAAAGGGGATCCGGAAGAACCATTACAAGCTTTGATTTTTGACTCGGTTTACAATCCGTTCCGCGGTATTGAGGTAATCTTTAGAGTTGTAAATGGTGAAATCAAAAAAGGCCAGAAAATTAAATTCATGGCTACTGATAACGAATATTTTGCTGACGAAATTGGAACTTTAAAATTAAATCAGGTTCCTAAAAATGTGGTTTCGGCAGGAGATGTTGGTTATTTGATTTCTGGAATTAAAGAAGCCCGCGAAGTAAAAGTGGGTGATACAATTACAGATGCAAAAGTACCAACTACCAATATGATTACTGGTTTTGAGGATGTAAAACCAATGGTATTTGCCGGAATTTATCCTGTTGACACAGAAGATTACGAAGATTTACGTTCTTCTATGGAAAAATTACAGCTTAATGATGCTTCATTAGTTTTTACTCCTGAAAGTTCTGCTGCATTAGGATTCGGTTTCCGCTGCGGATTCTTAGGAATGCTTCACATGGAAATTATCCAGGAACGTTTAGAGCGCGAATTCGATATGACTGTAATTACAACAGTTCCTAACGTTTCGTATTTGGCTTACACTAAAAAAGAACCTGAAAAAGCATTAATTGTAAATAATCCTTCAGATTTACCGGAACCTTCAAAACTAGACAGAGTTGAAGAGCCTTTTATTAAAGCTACAATTATTACAAAAGCTGATTTCGTTGGAAACGTAATGAGTTTATGTATCGAAAAACGTGGTTTAATTACCAACCAAACCTATTTAACAACAGAACGTGTTGAGTTAAACTTTGATATGCCTTTGGCCGAAATTGTATTCGATTTTTACGATCGTTTAAAAACAGTTTCTAAAGGTTATGCTTCTTTTGACTACTCTCCTATTGGAATGAGAACTTCAAAATTAGTGAAACTTGACGTTCTTTTAAATGCACAAACGGTTGATGCACTTTCTGCATTGATCCATGAAGATAACGCGTACAACATCGGTAAAAAAATGACCGAGAAATTACGTGAGTTGATTCCGAGACAGCAATTCGATATTCCAATTCAGGCAGCAATTGGAGCAAAAATTATCGCTCGTGAAACGATTAAAGCGCTTCGTAAAGACGTTACCGCAAAATGTTACGGTGGAGATATTTCACGTAAACGTAAACTTCTTGAAAAACAGAAAAAAGGTAAAAAACGTATGCGTCAGGTAGGAAACGTTGAAATTCCGCAAGAAGCATTTATGGCTGTTTTGAAATTGAATGACTAA
- a CDS encoding NUDIX hydrolase produces the protein MAISSSKKNSQTNSCIAANTVTPEIDGISVDCVIFGFKKESLEVLLVQHAGGESEGSWGLLGGWMKRQESADDAAHRIIYELTSLDNIYLEQLKAFTNPSRVLDRRIVTIGYYTLVNQEDYNVKASLDVREAKWCKIKEIPNLIFDHNEILNFSLLQLQNRVRQAPIGFNLLPEKFTLLQLMHLYEEILGIELDKSNFRRKILHMKLLVALDEKQQDVSHRAAKLYKFDPDIYKKLTEKGFNFEF, from the coding sequence ATGGCAATATCATCATCTAAAAAAAACTCACAAACAAACAGCTGCATTGCCGCCAATACTGTAACACCCGAAATTGATGGTATTTCAGTTGACTGCGTAATTTTTGGTTTCAAAAAAGAAAGCCTTGAAGTACTTTTAGTACAGCATGCCGGAGGAGAAAGCGAAGGAAGCTGGGGACTTCTTGGAGGCTGGATGAAAAGACAAGAAAGTGCCGATGATGCCGCTCACCGAATTATTTATGAGCTTACAAGCCTCGATAACATTTATCTTGAGCAGTTAAAAGCATTTACAAATCCGAGTCGTGTTTTAGACCGCCGAATTGTAACAATTGGATATTATACTCTCGTAAATCAGGAAGATTATAATGTAAAAGCCAGTTTAGATGTTCGAGAAGCAAAATGGTGTAAGATTAAAGAAATCCCAAATTTAATTTTTGACCATAACGAAATTTTAAATTTCAGTTTATTACAGCTTCAAAATCGTGTGCGCCAGGCACCAATTGGTTTTAATCTCCTGCCAGAAAAATTTACTTTATTGCAATTGATGCATTTGTATGAAGAAATTCTTGGAATTGAATTGGACAAATCAAACTTTCGACGAAAAATTCTGCACATGAAATTATTAGTCGCTCTAGACGAAAAACAACAGGACGTATCGCACAGAGCCGCAAAACTGTACAAATTTGATCCTGATATTTATAAAAAACTGACTGAAAAAGGATTTAATTTTGAGTTTTAA